A part of Anabas testudineus chromosome 7, fAnaTes1.2, whole genome shotgun sequence genomic DNA contains:
- the LOC117152876 gene encoding uncharacterized protein LOC117152876, whose product MEMDSTTLEDFKLEVIGTLYTLTRETLIEICNFLDIECLIQIDLTGKSRSFLISVIVKHLNRDEVEDLEDGGMAELLMLRDKISESRESIENRALDEAGLGVAQKQSVVLSEQERLMRELEAMKLALKLSLQENPTAAQESVNTSGSSTRQAEVPAQQQTLQTHFPFQWSREFKISGQIGEPGQKEKLSFSSLAHQIEQGISKGFPEPEIVDAVIRAIAPGLQLRSYLEGKPHLTLPTLRRILRFHYQEKGATELYKQLTSEVQSSKESPQNFVIRALDLRQKILFASQEADSALKYDPILVQSMFLHTVLTGLQNDSIRSDLLPYLQQQTCCDELLLEKLNIACANEAERQNKRRQMTQQRLAIVHSGQASDESAEKRKKDSNKDTSNKIEPTVLNELREVRSDMAVLKTLAAEVAQIKESIRQSPPVLPQHPPPPVVQEYVPATQSQQQQWQNLWPPPGPGVRGDVAQYQQRFARQHYQYPSHRARQRRCFSCYQNNVEYCTHCYRCGSGEHFLAGCRVGVSKPENHLNERGLPPRDRE is encoded by the coding sequence ATGGAGATGGATTCAACAACACTTGAGGACTTCAAACTTGAGGTGATAGGAACATTGTACACGTTAACAAGAGAAACTCTCATTGAAATCTGTAATTTTCTTGACATTGAGTGTTTGATACAGATAGATTTAACTGGCAAGAGCCGTTCCTTCCTCATTTCAGTtattgtaaaacatttgaacaggGATGAAGTGGAAGATTTAGAAGATGGGGGCATGGCCGAGCTGTTAATGTTAAGGGATAAAATCAGTGAATCACGTGAATCTATTGAGAATAGAGCATTAGATGAAGCAGGGCTTGGGGtagcacagaaacagtctgTTGTGCTTTCAGAGCAAGAAAGGTTGATGAGAGAACTAGAAGCAATGAAGTTAGCATTGAAGTTATCTCTTCAAGAAAACCCTACTGCAGCTCAGGAGTCAGTTAACACTAGTGGTAGCAGCACGAGACAAGCTGAAGTTCCAGCTCAGCAGCAGACTCTGCAGACACATTTCCCAtttcagtggagcagagagTTCAAAATATCTGGTCAGATTGGTGAGCCAGGGCAAAAAGAGAAGCTTAGTTTTTCAAGTCTAGCCCACCAAATTGAACAAGGCATCAGTAAAGGGTTTCCTGAACCAGAGATAGTTGATGCTGTGATCAGGGCCATAGCACCAGGTCTACAACTCCGCAGTTACCTTGAGGGAAAGCCACACTTGACTTTACCCACCTTGAGGCGTATTCTCCGCTTCCACTATCAGGAAAAAGGTGCAACAGAACTGTACAAACAGCTAACCTCAGAAGTACAGAGTAGCAAGGAAAGCCCACAGAATTTTGTGATTAGGGCCCTTGACTTGAGACAGAAAATTCTTTTTGCTTCACAGGAAGCTGACTCAGCCTTGAAATATGACCCTATACTGGTGCAGAGCATGTTCCTCCATACCGTTCTCACAGGCTTGCAGAATGATAGCATCAGGAGCGACCTCCTCCCATACTTACAACAGCAGACATGTTGTGATGAACTGCTCCTTGAAAAGCTAAACATCGCATGTGCAAATGAGGCGGAGAGGCAGAACAAACGGAGGCAAATGACGCAACAGCGGCTAGCTATTGTGCACTCAGGTCAGGCGAGTGATGAATcagctgaaaaaagaaagaaagactcaAATAAAGACACTTCTAATAAGATAGAACCAACTGTACTGAATGAACTGAGAGAGGTGCGCTCAGACATGGCTGTGCTAAAAACTCTTGCTGCTGAAGTTGCTCAGATAAAAGAGTCAATCCGACAATCTCCTCCAGTACTACCTCAACATCCACCCCCACCAGTAGTTCAAGAGTACGTCCCTGCCACTCAGTCCCAACAGCAACAATGGCAAAATCTTTGGCCTCCCCCAGGACCAGGAGTAAGGGGTGATGTGGCCCAGTACCAACAACGGTTCGCCAGACAACACTACCAGTATCCTTCACATCGTGCACGGCAGCGAAGATGTTTCAGCTGTTATCAAAATAATGTTGAGTACTGTACCCACTGTTACAGATGTGGTAGTGGGGAGCATTTCCTTGCTGGGTGCAGAGTCGGTGTGTCAAAACCAGAGAATCATTTAAACGAGAGAGGGTTACCCCCACGGGACAGGGAGTAA